From a single Raphanus sativus cultivar WK10039 chromosome 3, ASM80110v3, whole genome shotgun sequence genomic region:
- the LOC108844662 gene encoding uncharacterized protein LOC108844662: protein MSSVTAIVDEQQVVEAIQDLTLQAQGEEKIQEEIHELNFGNHGGCCAICLSEIPLQETAMVKGCEHTYCVTCILRWASCKESPTCPQCKHPFDFLSVHRTLDGSIEDFLFEESVCLLLRASWFIPLDVMVEQASHSYGYHDDFDTPCDYEDEDDDLDEFYLHGSGLRIGNRRWGDNGFVRSGRQEARPVKKHSCSGSSSSSSSGSSSCEPKDKQVKTTNTTGRRAKRAMKREAANKAAEVASAAKHEAHLVRLGRK, encoded by the exons GGCGAAGAGAAGATCCAGGAAGAGATCCACGAGCTCAATTTCGGAAACCATGGCGGCTGTTGTGCGATATGCTTGAGTGAAATTCCTCTTCAAGAGACTGCCATGGTTAAAGGCTGTGAACATACTTACTG TGTGACATGCATACTTCGTTGGGCGAGTTGCAAAGAGAGTCCTACATGCCCGCAATGTAAGCATCCATTTGATTTTCTCAGTGTCCACCGGACTCTTGATGGCAG CATTGAAGATTTTTTGTTTGAGGAGAGTGTGTGCCTTCTCCTGAGAGCCTCCTGGTTTATACCGTTGGATGTGATGGTGGAACAGGCGTCACACAGCTATGGCTACCATGATGATTTCGACACTCCCTGTGACTAcgaggatgaagatgatgacCTTGACGAGTTTTATCTGCACGGGTCAGGTCTTCGCATAGGAAACCGGAGATGGGGTGACAATGGTTTTGTCAGATCCGGGCGTCAAGAAGCTAGGCCAGTCAAGAAACACAGCTGTTCTGGTTCTAGTTCCAGTTCCAGTTCGGGCTCATCTTCATGTGAGCCTAAGGATAAGCAGGTGAAGACTACCAACACAACGGGAAGACGTGCAAAGAGGGCGATGAAGCGGGAAGCTGCTAACAAAGCAGCTGAAGTAGCTTCAGCAGCAAAGCACGAAGCCCATTTGGTTAGGTTGGGAAGGAAGTGA
- the LOC108847137 gene encoding phenylacetaldehyde reductase — translation MANSGEGKVVCVTGASGYIASWLVKLLLSRGYTVKASVRDPSDPKKTQHLVSLEGAKERLHLFKADLLEEGSFDSAIDGCEGVFHTASPFYNDVKDPQAELIDPAVKGTLNVLNSSTKASSVKRVVVTSSMATVSFNGKPRTPDVTIDETRFSNPEICQASKMWYGLSKTLAEDAAWKFAKEKGLDIVTINPAMVIGPLLQPTLNTSAAAILNLINGAKTFPNASFGWVNVKDVANAHIQAYEDPSANGRYCMVESVVHLSEIVNILRELYPNLPLPERCVDENPYVPTFEVSKEKTRSLGIDYIPLKVSIRETVESLKGKGFIHF, via the exons ATGGCAAACAGTGGTGAAGGTAAAGTGGTGTGTGTAACAGGAGCTTCTGGTTACATCGCATCTTGGCTTGTCAAACTCCTCCTTAGCCGTGGCTACACAGTTAAGGCATCCGTCCGAGACCCAA GTGATCCCAAAAAGACACAACACTTAGTTTCGTTGGAAGGTGCAAAGGAAAGACTTCACCTATTCAAAGCAGATCTTCTGGAAGAAGGATCATTTGACTCTGCTATTGATGGATGCGAAGGAGTTTTCCACACTGCTTCCCCATTTTATAATGATGTCAAAGACCCACAG GCTGAACTTATTGATCCTGCTGTCAAGGGAACACTTAACGTTTTGAACTCGTCCACCAAAGCATCTTCTGTTAAAAGAGTTGTTGTGACTTCCTCCATGGCAACCGTTTCTTTCAATGGTAAACCACGCACACCTGATGTAACCATAGATGAAACACGGTTCTCTAATCCTGAGATATGCCAAGCCTCAAAG ATGTGGTATGGTCTATCCAAGACCTTGGCGGAAGATGCTGCTTGGAAATTCGCTAAAGAGAAAGGCTTAGACATTGTTACTATTAACCCTGCAATGGTGATCGGTCCTCTCTTGCAGCCAACTCTCAACACTAGTGCTGCTGCTATACTAAACTTAATAAATG GTGCAAAAACATTCCCCAACGCTAGTTTCGGATGGGTTAACGTAAAGGACGTAGCCAATGCGCACATCCAAGCATATGAGGACCCTTCAGCTAATGGACGTTATTGTATGGTCGAGAGTGTTGTTCACCTCTCCGAGATTGTGAACATTTTGCGTGAGCTTTACCCAAATCTCCCACTCCCTGAAAG GTGTGTAGATGAGAATCCGTATGTCCCGACGTTTGAAGTGTCCAAGGAGAAGACGAGGAGCCTTGGCATAGACTACATACCCTTGAAGGTTAGCATCAGGGAGACCGTCGAGTCCTTGAAGGGGAAAGGCTTCATACACTTCTGA
- the LOC108846814 gene encoding uncharacterized protein LOC108846814: MEKRRENAGWTPVPQFGGWDQKGIDATDYSVVFKKARANRKLNKADVTHSLGSEQELMASARRHHHQQHLHHRRETQDDDPVMKKKRILTYINCCIRPN, from the exons ATGGAAAAGAGGAGAGAG AATGCTGGATGGACTCCAGTGCCACAGTTCGGAGGGTGGGACCAAAAAGGAATAGACGCAACAGACTACTCGGTTGTGTTTAAAAAGGCTCGCGCAAACAGGAAGCTGAACAAAGCTGATGTCACACACTCTTTGGGAAGTGAACAAGAACTCATGGCAAGTGCTCGTCGTCACCACCACCAGCAACATCTTCACCATCGCCGTGAAACCCAAGATGATGACCCAGTCATG aagaagaagaggatctTGACCTACATCAATTGCTGTATCAGGCCAAACTAG
- the LOC108845853 gene encoding elongation factor 1-beta 2: MAVTFSDLHTEQGVKSVEEHLAGKTYISGDQLSVDDVKVYAAVSKKPSDAFPNASKWYDCVASHLAKSFPGKAVGVSIGGSAAAQAEAPAADDDDDMDLFGDETEEEKKAAEEREAAKKETKKPKESGKSSVLMEVKPWDDETDMKKLEAAVRSVEMPGLLWGASKLVPVGYGIKKLTIMLTIVDDLVSPDNLIEDYLTSEPNNEYIQSVDIVAFNKI, translated from the exons ATGGCCGTTACCTTCTCAGATCTACACACAGAACAGGGTGTCAAATCCGTGGAGGAGCACCTCGCCGGAAAAACCTACATCTCCGG AGATCAATTGTCTGTGGATGATGTGAAGGTGTACGCCGCCGTTTCGAAGAAACCAAGCGATGCTTTCCCCAATGCTAGCAAGTGGTACGATTGCGTCGCTTCCCACCTCGCTAAAAG TTTCCCGGGAAAAGCCGTTGGAGTGTCCATCGGTGGCTCTGCTGCTGCTCAAGCTGAG GCACCTGCAGCTGATGACGATGATGACATGGATCTGTTTGGTGACGAGActgaggaggagaagaaagctGCAGAGGAGAGGGAGGCTGCCAAGAAGGAAACCAAGAAGCCTAAAGAGA GTGGAAAGTCATCTGTGCTCATGGAAGTAAAGCCATGGGATGATGAGACTGACATGAAGAAACTGGAAGCAGCTGTTCGCAGTGTTGAGATGCCTGGTCTCTTATGGGGAGCTT CAAAACTGGTACCAGTTGGATACGGTATCAAGAAGCTCACGATCATGCTCACAATTGTTGATGACCTCGTCTCCCCAGACAACCTCATTGAGGACTATCTCACCTCTGAACCTAACAACGAGTACATCCAGAGTGTTGACATTGTCGCCTTCAACAAGATTTAA
- the LOC108846429 gene encoding mechanosensitive ion channel protein 9-like, with the protein MSNRIANASVEGDIRMSERRTSNEGEVVINVSEASRDPSASPSNVAESDAGTAKPEPLSIPPPEIYKFSGSVHKPPKVPGPNNEGLTRRKSLARSVYSKPNSRFGQQQSYRFDKIAEEHGGSLREHFGAASFSRNSFDRASPNNKSNRSVCSNAMSKVAEEEADENEEIYKKVKLHRVKRGGVKPLALLDLLLFVAILCTLVVSLTVDTVKDHSIWGLEVWKWCVLVMVTFSGMLVTNWFMHFAVFIIEKNYLLRKKVLYFVHGLKKNVQVFIWFSLILVAWVFLFDHDERRSRKTTKFLDFITWTIVSLLVGSIIFLVKTFALKVLASKFNVRNFFERIQESVFHQYVLQTLSGPPLIEEAENVGRVPSTGHLSFTSTKNGTVKGKKVLDMGKVHKMKQEKVSAWTMRVLIEAVGASGLSTISNTLDEVSNEKEKADKEITSEMEAVAAAYDIFNNVAQPDNNYIEEDDLLRFMIKEEVDLVLPLIDGGETGKITRNAFTDWVINVYTSRKSLGHSLNDTKTAVKQVDKLITGVLSVITFIIWLVLLDIATTKILVVMSSQFVGLAFMIGSTCKNIFESFVFVFVMHPYDVGDRCVVDGVLLLVEEIDLLTTVFLKLDNEKVFYPNAILVSKPISNFYRSPDMGDSIEFSIAFATPAAKIATLKEKIAEFLVQNPQNWYPEPMLMVKAIENVNKLNLNLLVQHTMNFQNFGEKNLRRTGLIIALKRILEELEIDYTLLSQEVHLTGHK; encoded by the exons ATGTCAAACCGCATAGCAAACGCATCGGTTGAAGGTGACATACGGATGTCAGAGAGGAGAACTAGCAACGAAGGAGAAGTTGTCATCAACGTCTCAGAAGCGTCGAGAGACCCATCAGCATCTCCTTCCAATGTAGCTGAGTCAGATGCGGGGACTGCAAAACCAGAACCGCTAAGCATCCCACCTCCTGAAATCTATAAGTTCTCTGGCAGCGTTCACAAGCCGCCTAAAGTTCCGGGTCCAAACAATGAAGGTCTAACTCGGAGAAAATCTCTAGCGAGGTCGGTTTACTCCAAGCCCAACTCAAGGTTTGGGCAACAACAGTCCTATCGGTTCGATAAGATAGCGGAGGAACACGGTGGAAGTCTTAGGGAACATTTTGGAGCTGCCTCGTTTTCGAGGAACTCTTTTGATAGGGCTTCCCCTAATAACAAATCCAATAGGAGTGTTTGCTCAAATGCCATGAGTAAAGTTGCTGAGGAGGAAGCTGACGAAAACGAAGAGATCTACAAGAAGGTTAAGCTACACCGAGTGAAGCGTGGTGGAGTGAAACCTCTGGCTCTGCTTGACTTGCTACTGTTTGTGGCCATTCTTTGCACTTTGGTCGTGAGTTTAACAGTTGATACGGTGAAGGATCATTCCATTTGGGGATTGGAAGTTTGGAAATGGTGCGTTCTTGTGATGGTGACGTTTAGCGGAATGTTGGTGACGAACTGGTTCATGCACTTTGCGGTGTTCATCATAGAAAAGAACTATCTCCTACGTAAAAAAGTTTTATACTTTGTGCATGGTTTGAAGAAGAATGTTCAAGTCTTCATTTGGTTCAGCTTGATTCTGGTTGCTTGGGTCTTTCTCTTCGACCATGACGAGAGACGCTCTCGTAAGACCACCAAGTTTCTCGACTTTATAACATGGACTATTGTCTCCCTTCTGGTCGGCTCAATCATTTTCTTGGTGAAGACATTTGCCTTGAAAGTCCTTGCTTCAAAGTTCAACGTCAGAAACTTCTTCGAGAGGATTCAAGAGTCTGTCTTCCACCAGTACGTCCTCCAGACACTCTCGGGACCTCCACTTATAGAAGAGGCCGAGAATGTTGGGCGCGTGCCAAGCACGGGCCATCTTAGTTTCACTAGCACCAAGAATGGAACGGTGAAAGGGAAAAAAGTGCTTGATATGGGAAAGGTTCACAAGATGAAACAAGAGAAGGTCTCTGCTTGGACAATGCGAGTTTTGATTGAAGCAGTTGGAGCTTCAGGTCTCTCAACCATATCCAACACTTTGGATGAGGTTAGCAATGAGAAAGAGAAAGCTGATAAAGAGATAACTAGTGAGATGGAGGCTGTGGCTGCTGCTTATGATATCTTCAACAATGTTGCTCAGCCAGACAACAA TTATATAGAGGAAGATGACTTGCTAAGGTTCATGATTAAGGAAGAGGTAGACCTTGTACTACCTTTAATAGACGGTGGCGAGACTGGAAAAATCACACGCAATGCTTTTACAGATTGGGTG ATTAATGTTTACACAAGTCGGAAATCATTAGGACATTCACTGAACGATACAAAGACAGCGGTTAAACAGGTGGACAAACTTATAACTGGAGTCCTGTCAGTTATCACCTTCATCATTTGGTTGGTGCTACTGGATATAGCAACAACCAAGATTTTGGTGGTTATGTCTTCACAATTCGTGGGTCTTGCTTTTATGATCGGAAGTACTTGCAAGAATATCTTTGAATCCTTTGTGTTTGTCTTTGTGATGCATCCTTATGACGTAGGTGACCGTTGTGTTGTCGACGGTGTACTG ttGCTGGTTGAAGAAATAGATCTTTTAACTACCGTGTTCCTCAAGCTTGACAACGAGAAAGTGTTTTACCCAAATGCGATTTTAGTCTCGAAACCAATAAGCAATTTTTACAGAAGTCCAGATATGGGAGATTCAATAGAATTCTCCATTGCCTTTGCAACGCCGGCCGCGAAGATCGCCACTCTCAAGGAGAAAATAGCAGA ATTTTTGGTGCAGAACCCACAAAACTGGTATCCAGAACCAATGTTGATGGTGAAGGCGATTGAGAATGTGAACAAGCTGAATTTGAATCTGCTCGTACAACATACCATGAACTTCCAAAACTTCGGAGAGAAGAACCTCAGAAGAACCGGGCTGATCATTGCTCTTAAGCGAATACTTGAGGAGCTTGAGATTGATTACACTCTTCTTTCTCAAGAAGTTCACCTCACTGGTCACAAATGA
- the LOC108847140 gene encoding mechanosensitive ion channel protein 9 translates to MAERRNSNGGDVVINVPEKEVSKDSAASPSSKVEASPKSNTGMTTKPEPLSIPLPEIYNLSGSVHKPPKTPSPTTKGLTRRRSIYSKSNSRFGQQQSYRYDKTIVEENAGTPKEHFGAASFSRASFNRASQSNRSNRSISSALSKVDEDETDENEEIYKKVKLHQVKRRGIKPLALLELLVFVAILGLLVVSLTIDTVKEHRIWGLEVWKWCVLVMVTLSGMFVTNWFMHLAVFIIERNYLLRKKVLYFVHGLKKNVQVFIWFSLVLVAWVFLFDDDDRRSRKTKKFLDKITWTIVSLLVGSIIFLVKTFALKVLASKFNVRNFFERIQESVFHQYVLQTLSGPPLIEEAERVGREPSTGHLSFTSTNGMVKEKKVLDMGKVHKMKQEKVSPWTMRVLMEAVGASGLSTISNTLDEVTHRKEKTDKEITNEMEAVAAAYDIFNNVAQPDHNYIEEDDLLRFMIKEEVDLVLPLIDGGETGKITRNAFTDWVIKVYTSRKALGHSLNDTRTAVRQVDKLITGVLSVITFIVWLVLLDIATTKFLLVFSTQFVGLAFMIGGTCKNIFESFVFVFVMHPYDVGDRCVIDGIILMVEEIHLLTTVFLKIDNEKIFYPNATLISKPISNFYRSPDMGDAVEFSIAFSTPSAKIATLKEKIAEYLVQNPHNWYPEPLLMVKAIENVNKLNLNVLFQHTMNFQNFAEKNLRRTEMVIALKRILEELEIDYTLLPQQVHLTGHK, encoded by the exons ATGGCAGAGAGGAGAAATTCCAACGGAGGAGACGTTGTTATCAATGTTCCAGAAAAAGAGGTATCTAAAGACTCAGCAGCATCCCCTTCTTCCAAGGTAGAAGCTTCACCAAAGTCAAACACTGGAATGACTACAAAACCGGAGCCATTAAGCATTCCCCTCCCAGAAATATACAATCTCTCTGGTAGCGTTCATAAGCCGCCCAAGACTCCAAGTCCTACCACCAAAGGTCTAACTCGGAGGAGATCAATTTACTCCAAGTCAAACTCAAGGTTTGGGCAACAACAGTCTTATCGTTATGATAAGACTATAGTAGAGGAGAACGCTGGAACCCCAAAGGAACATTTTGGCGCTGCTTCGTTTTCAAGAGCTTCTTTTAACAGGGCTTCCCAAAGTAACCGGTCGAATAGGAGCATTAGCTCAGCCCTGAGTAAAGTTGACGAAGACGAAACCGATGAAAATGAAGAAATCTACAAAAAGGTTAAGCTACACCAAGTGAAGCGTAGAGGAATCAAGCCTCTGGCTCTGCTTGAGTTGCTAGTCTTTGTGGCCATTCTGGGCCTTTTGGTTGTGAGTTTAACCATTGATACAGTAAAGGAGCATCGCATCTGGGGACTAGAAGTCTGGAAATGGTGCGTGCTTGTGATGGTGACGCTTAGCGGCATGTTCGTGACGAACTGGTTCATGCATTTAGCGGTGTTCATCATAGAAAGGAACTATCTCCTacgcaaaaaagttttatactTCGTGCATGGTTTGAAGAAGAACGTTCAAGTCTTCATATGGTTCAGCTTGGTTCTGGTTGCGTGGGTGTTTCTATTCGACGATGACGATCGACGCTCTCGTAAGACCAAGAAATTTCTCGACAAAATAACATGGACTATCGTGTCACTTTTGGTCGGGTCGATTATTTTCTTGGTGAAGACATTTGCCTTGAAAGTTCTTGCTTCAAAGTTCAACGTTAGAAACTTCTTCGAGAGGATTCAAGAGTCTGTCTTCCACCAATATGTTCTCCAGACTCTCTCAGGACCTCCGCTTATAGAAGAGGCAGAGAGAGTTGGGCGTGAGCCAAGCACGGGGCATCTCAGTTTCACGAGCACCAATGGAATGGTGAAAGAGAAGAAGGTGCTTGATATGGGAAAGGTTCACAAGATGAAGCAAGAGAAGGTCTCTCCATGGACAATGAGAGTGTTGATGGAAGCCGTGGGAGCGTCGGGTCTCTCGACCATATCCAACACTTTAGATGAGGTCACCCATCGGAAAGAGAAGACTGATAAAGAGATAACTAATGAGATGGAGGCTGTGGCTGCTGCTTATGATATCTTCAACAATGTTGCTCAGCCAGACCACAA TTACATAGAGGAAGATGACTTGCTAAGGTTCATGATTAAGGAAGAGGTAGACCTTGTACTACCTTTAATAGACGGTGGCGAGACTGGAAAAATCACACGCAATGCTTTTACAGATTGGGTG ATTAAAGTTTACACAAGTCGGAAAGCATTAGGACATTCACTGAACGATACAAGAACAGCGGTTAGACAGGTGGACAAACTTATAACTGGAGTCTTGTCCGTCATCACCTTCATCGTTTGGTTGGTACTTCTGGATATAGCAACAACCAAGTTTCTGTTGGTCTTCTCCACGCAATTCGTGGGTCTTGCTTTCATGATAGGAGGCACTTGCAAGAACATCTTCGAATCATTTGTGTTTGTCTTCGTGATGCACCCTTATGACGTCGGTGATCGTTGTGTTATCGATGGCATTATA ttAATGGTTGAAGAAATACATCTCTTAACGACCGTGTTCCTCAAGATTGACAATGAGAaaattttctatccaaatgcgACTTTGATATCAAAACCAATAAGCAACTTCTACAGAAGTCCAGATATGGGGGATGCAGTAGAGTTCTCCATTGCCTTTTCAACCCCGTCTGCGAAAATCGCCACTCTCAAGGAGAAGATAGCAGA GTACTTGGTACAGAACCCACATAATTGGTATCCAGAACCATTGTTGATGGTGAAGGCGATTGAGAATGTCAACAAGCTGAATTTGAATGTGCTCTTCCAACACACCATGAACTTCCAAAATTTCGCAGAGAAGAATCTCAGGAGAACAGAGATGGTCATCGCACTCAAGCGAATCCTTGAGGAGCTAGAGATCGACTACACCCTCCTTCCTCAACAAGTTCATCTCACCGGTCACAAATGA